Proteins encoded together in one Flavobacterium keumense window:
- a CDS encoding DegT/DnrJ/EryC1/StrS family aminotransferase encodes MKKIQMVDLKSQYDAIKETVNASIQEVLDTTTYINGPQVHSFQKSLEDYLGVKHVIPCANGTDALQIAMMGLGLQPGDEVITADFTFAATVEVIALLQLTPVLVDVEMHNMNIDINKIKKAITPKTKAIVPVHLFGRAANMEAIMALAKEHNLYVIEDNAQAIGANCKFSDGTKKKAGTIGHVGATSFFPSKNLGCYGDGGAIFTNDDALAHTLRGIVNHGMYERYHHDVVGVNSRLDSIQAAVLNAKLPLLDQYNKARQNAARKYTAALEGHKNIIAPSICDICDCHVFHQYTLRIIDADRNGLMQYLLDKGIPCAIYYPIPLHSQKAYADARYKEEDFPVTNQLVKEVISLPMHTELDDEQIKFITDSILEFLNK; translated from the coding sequence ATGAAAAAAATTCAAATGGTTGACTTGAAAAGTCAATATGATGCGATAAAAGAGACAGTTAATGCTTCTATTCAAGAAGTTTTAGATACAACTACTTACATCAACGGGCCTCAAGTTCATTCGTTTCAAAAATCGTTAGAAGATTATTTAGGTGTAAAACATGTTATCCCTTGTGCAAATGGAACCGACGCTTTGCAAATTGCGATGATGGGCTTAGGTTTACAACCAGGGGATGAGGTTATTACGGCTGATTTTACTTTTGCTGCAACGGTTGAAGTAATTGCTTTGTTGCAATTAACACCTGTTTTGGTCGATGTAGAGATGCACAATATGAATATCGACATTAACAAAATTAAAAAAGCAATTACTCCTAAAACGAAAGCCATTGTACCGGTTCATTTGTTTGGTCGTGCCGCTAATATGGAAGCCATTATGGCTTTAGCCAAAGAACATAATTTATATGTTATTGAGGATAATGCGCAGGCCATTGGAGCCAATTGTAAATTTTCTGATGGTACAAAAAAGAAAGCGGGAACGATAGGTCATGTGGGGGCCACTTCTTTCTTTCCTTCTAAAAATTTAGGCTGTTATGGTGATGGAGGAGCAATTTTTACTAATGATGATGCATTAGCACATACACTTCGCGGAATTGTTAATCACGGAATGTATGAAAGATACCATCACGATGTAGTGGGGGTAAATTCTCGATTGGATAGTATTCAAGCAGCTGTGCTAAATGCAAAATTACCCTTGTTGGATCAATACAATAAAGCAAGACAAAACGCCGCAAGAAAATACACTGCAGCTTTAGAAGGTCATAAAAACATTATCGCGCCTAGTATTTGTGATATCTGTGATTGTCACGTTTTTCATCAATATACGTTGCGAATTATTGATGCCGACAGAAACGGTTTGATGCAATATTTATTAGATAAGGGAATCCCATGTGCTATATATTATCCCATTCCACTACACAGTCAAAAAGCCTATGCTGATGCACGCTATAAAGAGGAAGATTTCCCAGTTACCAATCAATTAGTAAAAGAAGTGATTTCGTTACCTATGCATACAGAATTAGACGATGAACAGATTAAATTCATCACAGATAGTATTTTAGAGTTTTTAAATAAATAG
- a CDS encoding DUF1573 domain-containing protein, with amino-acid sequence MKRIIILALLVLGSVASNAQETKKITAKTAKVDGAGMVFANEVIDYGTINQNADGKREFVFTNNGNAPLVITNAQGSCGCTVPSSPKEPIAPGAKGVIGVKYDTNRVGPFTKTVTISSNAAGQPTKVLTIKGNVVAAAAKS; translated from the coding sequence ATGAAAAGAATAATTATCTTAGCCTTGTTAGTATTAGGATCTGTGGCTTCAAATGCTCAAGAAACCAAAAAAATCACTGCAAAAACTGCTAAAGTAGATGGAGCAGGAATGGTTTTTGCAAACGAAGTAATTGATTACGGTACAATTAATCAAAATGCTGATGGAAAACGCGAGTTCGTATTTACTAATAATGGTAATGCCCCTTTAGTAATTACTAATGCACAAGGTTCTTGTGGTTGTACAGTACCTTCTAGTCCAAAAGAACCTATTGCTCCTGGAGCAAAAGGAGTTATTGGTGTAAAATATGACACTAATAGAGTGGGGCCATTTACAAAAACAGTTACTATTTCATCAAACGCAGCAGGTCAACCAACTAAAGTTTTAACTATTAAGGGGAATGTTGTAGCGGCTGCAGCAAAAAGCTAA
- a CDS encoding pirin family protein, protein MENFILHKASSRGHADHGWLNAYHSFSFANWYNPERIQFGMLRVLNDDTIAAGMGFGTHPHDNMEIITIPLEGDLAHKDSMGNASTIKTGDVQVMSAGTGIQHSEFNPNADKQTKLFQIWLFPKYRNVEPRYQQITLDTAKQKNNFAQILSPNPDDEGVWIHQDAWFYLGDFDKDLSKKLALKKEGNGFYIMNIEGEIEVNGEKLEKRDAIGIWETDEVEIKANSDSRFLIMEIPMEQ, encoded by the coding sequence ATGGAAAATTTTATTTTACACAAAGCGAGTTCAAGAGGTCATGCTGATCACGGTTGGCTCAATGCCTATCACAGTTTTAGCTTTGCCAATTGGTATAATCCAGAACGTATCCAATTTGGTATGCTTCGTGTCTTGAATGACGATACAATTGCTGCCGGAATGGGTTTTGGCACGCATCCACACGACAATATGGAAATCATCACGATTCCATTAGAAGGCGATTTGGCTCACAAAGACAGCATGGGCAACGCCTCAACAATTAAAACAGGCGATGTACAAGTGATGAGTGCAGGAACTGGTATTCAACATAGCGAATTCAATCCTAATGCAGATAAACAAACTAAACTCTTTCAAATATGGCTGTTCCCAAAATACAGAAATGTGGAGCCGCGTTACCAACAAATTACTTTAGATACCGCTAAGCAAAAAAATAATTTTGCTCAAATTTTATCGCCAAATCCAGATGATGAAGGTGTATGGATACATCAAGACGCTTGGTTTTACTTAGGTGACTTTGACAAAGACTTGTCTAAAAAATTGGCACTAAAAAAAGAAGGAAATGGTTTTTACATCATGAACATTGAAGGTGAAATCGAAGTGAATGGAGAAAAATTAGAAAAAAGAGATGCTATTGGAATTTGGGAAACCGATGAAGTCGAAATCAAAGCCAATTCAGATTCTCGTTTTTTAATCATGGAAATTCCGATGGAACAATAA
- a CDS encoding RNA methyltransferase, translated as MRKLENSELDRKSIEDFKKSAKTPLILILDDIRSLHNIGSVFRTADAFLIEKIYLCGITATPPNKEIHKTALGATETVAWEHAENVLDVIQKLKAEKIQTFAIEQVESAIFLQNFEVENNQKYALVFGNEVFGVAQEAVALCDGAIEIPQLGTKHSLNISVSAGIVVWDLFKKLHFSK; from the coding sequence ATGAGAAAATTAGAAAACAGCGAACTCGACAGAAAATCAATTGAAGATTTTAAAAAATCAGCAAAAACACCTTTGATTTTGATTTTGGATGACATTCGCAGTTTACACAATATTGGTTCTGTTTTTAGAACTGCAGATGCTTTTTTAATTGAAAAAATCTACCTGTGTGGTATCACTGCTACCCCACCTAATAAAGAAATTCATAAAACCGCCCTTGGCGCTACTGAAACTGTAGCTTGGGAACATGCCGAAAATGTTTTGGATGTTATCCAAAAACTAAAAGCAGAAAAAATTCAGACTTTTGCAATCGAACAAGTCGAAAGCGCTATTTTTCTTCAAAATTTTGAAGTTGAAAACAATCAGAAATATGCGCTGGTATTTGGCAACGAAGTTTTTGGGGTAGCCCAAGAAGCCGTAGCCCTTTGTGATGGCGCTATTGAAATCCCGCAATTAGGAACAAAACATTCTCTAAATATTTCCGTTAGTGCAGGGATTGTTGTTTGGGATTTGTTTAAAAAATTACATTTTTCAAAATAA
- a CDS encoding DUF1508 domain-containing protein, translated as MGTFVITKRFNDEYKFVFASRKGKTIFTSLSYELKFEGEEAIEKFKANIDLVTFLKFKSPKGKFYFKLLLDGVHFATSRKYTTELRLQKGIDEIVKYAGQSDVLDFSVNDVVFSD; from the coding sequence ATGGGGACTTTTGTAATTACAAAACGATTTAACGACGAATATAAGTTTGTATTTGCTTCTAGAAAAGGAAAAACAATCTTTACAAGTTTGAGTTACGAATTGAAATTTGAAGGAGAAGAAGCTATTGAAAAATTTAAGGCCAATATTGATTTAGTTACATTCTTAAAATTTAAATCGCCTAAAGGGAAGTTTTATTTTAAACTACTTTTGGATGGTGTGCATTTTGCAACTAGTAGAAAATACACGACCGAGTTGCGGCTTCAAAAAGGAATTGATGAAATTGTGAAATATGCTGGACAATCTGATGTACTTGATTTTTCGGTCAATGATGTCGTTTTTTCGGATTAA
- the galE gene encoding UDP-glucose 4-epimerase GalE, with protein sequence MKILVTGGLGFIGSHTVVELQNEGFEVIIIDNLSNTSLSVLDGIQNITGKVPAFEQLDLRDKNKVQDFFKRHTDIEGVIHFAASKAVGESVGNPLLYYENNINVLVYILQELEKNHTANFIFSSSCTVYGQAEKMPITEDSSVQTALSPYGNTKQIGEEIIIDTAKVTNVNAVLLRYFNPIGAHPSAEIGELPLGVPQNLVPFITQTGIGLRQELSVYGDDYPTPDGTAIRDYIHVVDLAKAHVIAMQRLLNKKNQDKVETFNLGTGTGSSVLEVIHAFEKVSGQKLPYKIVARREGDITEAYANTDKANTVLGWKAQFTLEEAMASAWKWEQKIRS encoded by the coding sequence ATGAAAATACTAGTAACAGGAGGGTTAGGATTTATTGGTTCACATACAGTTGTAGAACTTCAAAACGAAGGTTTTGAAGTCATTATAATTGATAATTTATCCAATACTTCATTGTCTGTTTTGGATGGAATTCAAAATATTACGGGTAAAGTTCCTGCCTTTGAACAATTAGACTTACGCGACAAAAATAAAGTACAAGATTTTTTTAAACGCCATACTGATATTGAAGGTGTTATTCATTTTGCAGCCTCTAAAGCGGTTGGGGAAAGTGTAGGCAATCCATTGTTGTATTATGAAAATAACATTAATGTGTTAGTGTATATTCTACAAGAATTGGAGAAAAATCATACCGCTAATTTTATTTTTAGTTCGTCTTGTACGGTTTACGGTCAAGCCGAAAAAATGCCTATTACCGAAGATTCATCGGTTCAAACTGCGCTATCTCCTTATGGTAATACAAAACAAATTGGAGAAGAAATTATTATAGATACCGCTAAAGTTACCAATGTTAATGCTGTTTTACTGCGTTATTTTAATCCAATAGGCGCTCATCCTTCAGCTGAAATTGGAGAATTACCTTTGGGAGTTCCGCAAAATTTAGTGCCTTTTATTACGCAAACTGGAATTGGATTACGTCAAGAATTATCCGTTTATGGAGACGATTATCCTACTCCAGATGGAACGGCGATTCGCGATTATATTCATGTAGTAGATTTGGCAAAAGCACATGTTATTGCAATGCAACGTTTATTGAATAAGAAAAATCAAGATAAAGTAGAAACCTTTAATTTAGGAACAGGGACAGGAAGTTCGGTTTTGGAAGTGATTCATGCTTTTGAAAAAGTAAGTGGACAAAAATTACCGTATAAAATTGTAGCGCGTAGAGAAGGTGATATAACAGAAGCGTATGCCAATACTGATAAAGCTAATACGGTTTTGGGATGGAAAGCACAATTCACTCTTGAAGAAGCTATGGCAAGTGCTTGGAAATGGGAACAAAAAATTAGAAGTTAA
- a CDS encoding 3-deoxy-D-manno-octulosonic acid transferase, whose amino-acid sequence MLLIYSVIVSIAGLLLQIFAFFIPKINLFVTGRKDVFSTLKSKIKPDDKTIWFHAASLGEYEQGLPVIEKMKENHPNHKIIVSFFSPSGYEVRKNNTVADATVYLPLDTMKNAKKFIQLAHPDLVFFIKYEFWPNYLNELKKQQIPTYLISGIFREKQAFFKWYGGFYRKALEAFTYFFVQNESSLQLLHQLGKNNAVVSGDTRFDRVATILEKDNTLDFIETFKNNTTTIVIGSSWPKDEELLLNFINSSPTNCKYIIAPHNIKREQIQQLKTNCVKKVVFFSEKEDKNLADYNVFIIDTIGILTKIYSYADIAYVGGGFGHPGVHNILEPATFGIPIIIGPHYSHFAEAIDLVDLKGCITINNQTELNKSLENLIANTSERIKMGKICAQFVQKNKGAVNQILKYI is encoded by the coding sequence ATGCTTTTAATTTATAGTGTAATTGTTTCAATAGCAGGGCTATTATTACAAATCTTTGCTTTTTTTATACCAAAGATTAATCTTTTTGTTACTGGAAGAAAAGACGTATTCTCAACCTTAAAATCCAAAATCAAACCCGACGACAAAACGATTTGGTTTCATGCTGCTTCATTAGGAGAATACGAACAAGGATTACCCGTGATTGAAAAAATGAAGGAGAACCACCCCAACCATAAAATCATCGTTAGCTTTTTCTCTCCTTCTGGTTATGAAGTTCGCAAAAACAACACCGTAGCAGATGCAACCGTTTATTTACCTTTAGACACGATGAAAAATGCTAAAAAATTTATTCAGTTAGCACATCCTGACTTGGTGTTCTTCATTAAATATGAATTTTGGCCTAATTATTTAAACGAATTAAAAAAACAACAAATACCTACCTACCTGATTTCAGGTATTTTTAGAGAAAAACAGGCTTTCTTTAAATGGTATGGTGGATTTTACAGAAAAGCGTTGGAAGCATTTACTTACTTTTTTGTGCAAAACGAAAGTTCATTACAACTACTTCATCAATTAGGCAAAAACAATGCGGTAGTTTCTGGAGACACACGATTTGATAGAGTAGCAACTATTCTAGAAAAAGACAATACATTGGATTTTATTGAAACATTCAAAAACAATACAACAACTATTGTGATCGGAAGTTCATGGCCAAAAGACGAAGAATTACTTCTAAATTTCATTAATTCTAGTCCCACTAACTGTAAATACATTATTGCACCACACAATATTAAGCGAGAACAAATTCAACAATTAAAAACAAACTGTGTTAAAAAGGTCGTCTTTTTCTCAGAAAAAGAAGATAAAAATCTTGCTGATTATAATGTCTTTATTATTGATACTATTGGAATTTTAACTAAAATATACAGCTATGCCGATATTGCTTATGTGGGTGGTGGATTTGGACATCCCGGCGTTCATAACATCCTAGAACCTGCTACCTTTGGTATCCCGATAATTATTGGCCCCCATTATTCTCATTTTGCCGAAGCTATCGACTTAGTTGACCTGAAAGGATGTATCACCATAAATAACCAAACAGAACTCAATAAATCATTAGAAAATTTAATTGCAAATACATCTGAACGAATTAAAATGGGTAAAATTTGCGCACAATTTGTACAAAAAAATAAAGGTGCTGTGAATCAAATTCTCAAATACATCTAG
- the fabD gene encoding ACP S-malonyltransferase: protein MKAYVFPGQGAQFTGMGKELYENSPLAKELFEKANDILGFRITDIMFEGTAEELKETKVTQPAVFLHSVILAKTLADFKPEMVAGHSLGEFSALVANGTLSFEDGLKLVSQRALAMQKACEITPSTMAAVLNLEDTIVENICASIDGVVVAANYNCPGQLVISGEYKAVELACEKMKEAGAKRALILPVGGAFHSPMMEPAREELAAAIEATTFSTPICPVYQNVTANAVSDPAEIKKNLIIQLTAPVKWTQSVQQMIKDGATSFTEVGPGKVLAGLIGKIDKEAITANA, encoded by the coding sequence ATGAAAGCATACGTATTTCCTGGACAAGGAGCACAATTTACCGGAATGGGTAAAGAGTTATATGAGAATTCACCTTTAGCAAAAGAACTATTCGAAAAAGCCAATGACATTTTAGGATTTCGCATTACAGACATCATGTTTGAAGGTACTGCCGAAGAACTAAAAGAAACCAAAGTAACGCAACCTGCTGTTTTTTTACATTCGGTTATTTTAGCTAAAACCTTAGCTGATTTCAAACCAGAAATGGTAGCTGGCCACTCTTTAGGAGAATTTTCAGCTTTAGTTGCCAATGGCACTTTATCTTTTGAAGACGGATTAAAATTGGTTTCACAAAGAGCTTTAGCCATGCAAAAAGCCTGTGAAATTACTCCATCAACTATGGCAGCAGTATTGAATTTAGAAGACACAATTGTAGAAAATATTTGTGCTTCTATTGATGGTGTTGTAGTAGCGGCTAATTACAACTGTCCTGGACAATTAGTAATTTCGGGCGAATACAAAGCAGTGGAGCTAGCTTGTGAAAAAATGAAAGAAGCAGGTGCAAAACGTGCGTTAATTTTGCCAGTAGGTGGTGCTTTTCATTCCCCAATGATGGAACCAGCAAGAGAAGAACTAGCAGCCGCAATTGAAGCGACTACTTTCTCTACTCCTATTTGCCCTGTGTATCAAAATGTAACGGCGAACGCCGTTTCTGACCCAGCTGAAATTAAGAAAAACCTAATCATTCAGTTGACAGCTCCAGTAAAATGGACACAATCGGTTCAACAAATGATTAAAGATGGTGCAACAAGCTTTACTGAAGTTGGCCCCGGAAAAGTTTTAGCTGGTCTAATTGGAAAAATTGACAAAGAAGCAATTACTGCTAATGCGTAA
- the mutS gene encoding DNA mismatch repair protein MutS: MAAKEKVVKETPLMKQYNEIKAKYPDACLLFRVGDFYETFGEDAIRASKILGIILTKRGAGSETETALAGFPHHSLNTYLPKLVKAGLRVAICDQLEDPKMTKTIVKRGVTELVTPGVSMNDEVLQAKVNNFLASIYFTNKNIGISFLDVSTGEFLTAQGNVEYIDKLLQNFSPSEVLVPKNNKNDFKAAFGEDYHSFYLEDWLYKEDYAFETLTKHFQTVSLKGFGIEELKEGIIAAGAILYYLSETQHNKVQHITSIQRIAEDAYVWMDRFTIRNLELYHSYNPNAVTLLDVIDRTLSPMGGRLLKRWLALPLKDAAKIQSRHQVVAYLKDNQEILKNIQSQIKQISDLERLISKIATGKVSPREVVYLKESLDAILPIKTLALQSPQEAVKVIGDSLHSCDLLREKIKTTLNPEAPVAIAKGNAIAVGVNAELDDLRAISISGKEFLEGIEKRESERTGISSLKISFNNVFGYYIEVRNTHKDKVPEEWIRKQTLVNAERYITEELKEYETKILGAEEKIHKIESELFEQLVQWIGTYIKPVQMNANLIAQLDCLCSFTQLAIENKYVCPEIDDSYELEIKEGRHPVIEKQLPVGTPYISNDVFLDRETQQLIMITGPNMSGKSAILRQTALIVLLAQMGSFVPAESVRMGIVDKIFTRVGASDNISMGESTFMVEMNETASILNNISDRSLVLLDEIGRGTSTYDGISIAWAIAEFLHEHPTQPKTLFATHYHELNEMSESLPRIQNFNVAVKELKDTVLFVRKLVKGGSAHSFGIHVAKMAGMPQIVILKAQKLLKKLEKNHSNEALNGIKEIKEEMQMSFFNLDDPLLEEIKEEILNLDINTITPMEALMKLNEIKRMLTKK; the protein is encoded by the coding sequence TTGGCAGCTAAAGAGAAAGTAGTAAAAGAAACTCCTTTAATGAAACAATACAACGAAATCAAGGCAAAATACCCTGATGCGTGTTTGTTGTTTCGAGTAGGAGATTTTTACGAAACATTTGGAGAAGATGCGATTCGAGCTTCAAAAATTTTAGGAATTATATTGACCAAAAGAGGAGCTGGTTCTGAAACCGAAACGGCTTTGGCAGGATTTCCTCATCACTCTCTTAATACCTATTTACCTAAGTTAGTCAAAGCGGGTTTGCGTGTTGCTATTTGTGACCAATTAGAAGATCCAAAAATGACTAAAACCATCGTGAAACGTGGGGTTACGGAGCTTGTTACACCGGGTGTTTCGATGAATGATGAGGTGTTGCAAGCCAAAGTCAATAATTTTTTGGCCTCAATTTATTTTACCAATAAAAACATTGGGATTTCATTTTTAGATGTATCTACAGGAGAATTTCTTACTGCTCAAGGGAATGTGGAGTATATTGATAAATTGTTGCAAAATTTTAGTCCGAGCGAAGTTCTAGTTCCAAAAAATAATAAAAATGATTTCAAAGCTGCTTTTGGGGAGGATTATCATAGTTTTTATTTAGAAGATTGGTTGTACAAAGAAGACTATGCTTTTGAAACCTTGACGAAACATTTCCAAACAGTTTCCTTGAAAGGTTTCGGGATTGAAGAATTGAAAGAAGGAATAATCGCTGCGGGTGCGATCTTGTATTATTTGTCTGAAACACAGCACAACAAAGTACAACATATTACGTCTATTCAACGAATCGCTGAAGATGCCTACGTTTGGATGGATCGTTTTACGATTCGTAACTTAGAATTGTACCACAGTTATAATCCGAATGCAGTTACTTTACTAGATGTGATTGACAGAACGCTTTCTCCAATGGGAGGGCGTTTGTTAAAACGTTGGTTGGCTTTGCCATTAAAAGATGCTGCTAAAATTCAAAGTCGCCATCAAGTAGTGGCGTATTTGAAAGACAATCAAGAAATTTTAAAAAACATACAATCGCAAATCAAACAAATTTCAGATTTAGAACGTTTGATTTCGAAAATTGCGACAGGAAAAGTATCGCCACGCGAGGTTGTGTATTTAAAAGAATCATTAGACGCTATACTTCCTATTAAAACTTTGGCTTTACAAAGTCCACAAGAAGCGGTTAAAGTAATTGGCGATAGTTTGCATAGCTGTGATTTGTTGCGTGAAAAAATAAAAACCACGCTGAATCCAGAAGCTCCTGTGGCTATTGCCAAAGGAAACGCGATTGCGGTAGGTGTGAATGCCGAATTAGACGATCTGCGCGCTATTTCTATTTCGGGGAAAGAGTTTTTAGAAGGAATTGAAAAAAGGGAATCTGAAAGAACAGGAATTTCTTCTTTGAAAATCTCGTTCAATAATGTTTTTGGGTACTATATTGAGGTCAGAAATACGCACAAAGATAAAGTGCCTGAGGAATGGATTCGCAAACAAACTTTGGTAAACGCAGAACGATATATTACCGAAGAATTGAAGGAATACGAGACGAAAATTTTGGGAGCTGAAGAGAAAATCCACAAAATAGAATCCGAATTATTTGAACAATTAGTACAATGGATTGGTACGTATATCAAACCGGTTCAAATGAATGCCAATTTGATAGCGCAATTGGATTGTTTGTGTTCATTTACCCAATTGGCAATTGAAAATAAATATGTTTGTCCAGAAATTGATGATTCGTATGAATTAGAAATTAAAGAAGGAAGACATCCTGTGATTGAGAAACAATTGCCTGTGGGAACACCTTACATTTCTAATGACGTATTTTTGGATAGAGAAACACAGCAGTTGATTATGATTACGGGACCTAATATGTCGGGTAAATCGGCTATTTTACGTCAAACTGCTTTGATTGTGCTCTTGGCTCAAATGGGAAGTTTTGTTCCGGCAGAGAGCGTACGAATGGGAATTGTAGACAAAATTTTCACCAGAGTAGGAGCAAGTGATAATATTTCGATGGGCGAGTCGACTTTTATGGTTGAAATGAATGAAACGGCCTCTATTTTGAACAATATTTCAGACCGAAGTTTGGTGCTTTTAGACGAGATTGGAAGAGGAACAAGTACTTATGATGGAATATCGATTGCTTGGGCTATCGCTGAATTTTTGCATGAACATCCTACGCAGCCTAAAACGTTGTTTGCTACACATTATCATGAGTTGAATGAAATGAGTGAATCGTTGCCGAGAATTCAGAATTTTAATGTGGCAGTAAAAGAATTGAAAGATACCGTTCTTTTTGTTAGAAAGCTGGTTAAAGGAGGAAGTGCGCATAGTTTTGGTATTCATGTAGCTAAAATGGCAGGAATGCCTCAAATTGTAATTTTGAAAGCGCAAAAGCTATTGAAGAAATTAGAGAAGAACCATTCAAATGAGGCGCTTAATGGCATCAAAGAAATTAAAGAAGAAATGCAAATGAGTTTTTTCAATTTAGATGACCCGCTTTTAGAAGAAATTAAAGAAGAAATTCTAAATTTAGATATCAATACCATTACGCCAATGGAAGCTTTGATGAAGTTGAATGAAATAAAAAGAATGCTGACTAAAAAATAG
- a CDS encoding DUF6370 family protein: MKKLLTFLFVLSSAVILAQDKKENSKIQIVEASCGQCQFKMEGKSCDLAVRIDGKSYFVEGTNIDAHGDAHADDGFCASIRKAEVIGEIKDNKFVVTYFKLLPLKKL; this comes from the coding sequence ATGAAAAAATTACTAACTTTTTTATTTGTTTTAAGTAGCGCCGTAATTTTGGCACAAGACAAAAAAGAAAATTCAAAAATTCAAATTGTAGAAGCCTCTTGTGGCCAATGCCAATTTAAAATGGAAGGAAAAAGTTGTGACTTAGCCGTTCGAATTGATGGAAAATCCTATTTTGTAGAAGGCACCAATATAGATGCCCACGGAGATGCTCATGCAGATGATGGTTTTTGTGCTAGTATTCGCAAAGCAGAGGTAATTGGTGAAATAAAAGACAACAAATTTGTTGTAACTTACTTTAAATTACTACCGCTAAAAAAACTTTAA